The Haemorhous mexicanus isolate bHaeMex1 chromosome 5, bHaeMex1.pri, whole genome shotgun sequence genome contains a region encoding:
- the LOC132328023 gene encoding LOW QUALITY PROTEIN: inositol 1,4,5-trisphosphate receptor-interacting protein-like 1 (The sequence of the model RefSeq protein was modified relative to this genomic sequence to represent the inferred CDS: deleted 1 base in 1 codon), with amino-acid sequence MDTWVLWLLLLQIAVPYPQPVGDGLDEVTRLRTEVRAKLREEETIGLEREVEQLVLKQGAWAWGDLLCSAWQHWQVWALAGLLLLLLALWYWGRKRSLRREEREEGHGGGNEEGVEIADANEEDVGNEEEGDSDLDGEESDSDDGQAQEVDDAAANEERDGAANEVGHEAANAANANDVGNEVEQYRHRADNFGRIVMERIQWPVQDLQEGCTWTRTLMEHFAIYFRRVLSNSFYPVLQGAIGVGSAFEGWSPREQDVVYQVLIPMTPPRGHSFHLELGTAGQRRLRNFHVRVQQECTCTREQQDKNMLCFLHHPEEELRRCQDPSLLHTLCTGSYLDVEKTARWFYQLVRAIWPALLESHRWHLVLLPSRRSCQLKVTNGRESYRIELLFGVRQGNSDVFVSSQPRQAHTSSTIWPESYAVAEMKFFRYIARRAPPDSLHLKCLQFFTRLQLGLGFSTYTIKTIVMHMLSVLPASQWRRRHFVRRLMDISESLRTCVEMRHLNHFIVGNQRLPQGISLPPEVLMARSRNLFHDLEMDPVAHSQAVSQYVDLHHWLKRILKNEQ; translated from the exons atggatACCTGGGTGTTGTGGCTCTTGCTCTTGCAAATTGCTGTCCCGTACCCACAGCCCGTGGGTGATGGCTTGGACGAGGTGACACGTCTGCGAACGGAGGTGCGTGCCAAGCTCCGGGAAGAGGAGACGATTGGTCTGGAGCGGGAGGTGGAGCAGCTGGTCCTGAAGCAGGGTGCCTGGGCCTGGGgagacctgctctgctctgcctggcagcactggcaggtctGGGCTcttgctgggctcctgctccttctcctggcactgtggtattgggggaggaaaaggagcctgaggagagaggagcgTGAAGAAGGACATGGTGGTGGGAATGAAGAGGGAGTCGAAATTGCGGATGCAAATGAAGAAGATGTCGGaaatgaagaggaaggagacagtGACCTGGATGGGGAGGAAAGCGACAGTGATGACGGCCAGGCCCAGGAGGTCGACGATGCTGCTGCTAATGAAGAACGTGATGGTGCTGCGAATGAAGTTGGCCATGAGGCTGCAAATGCAGCAAACGCCAATGATGTTGGAAATGAAGTGGAACAATACCGCCATCGTGCCGATAACTTTGGAAGGATCGTGATGGAGCGCATACAGTGGCCtgtgcaggacctgcaggaaGGATGCACATGGACAAGAACCCTGATGGAGCATTTTGCAATTTACTTTCGACGGGTCTTGTCCAACAGTTTCTATCCGGTGCTGCAAGGAGCTATcggggtgggcagtgccttCGAAGGTTGGAGTCCCCGTGAGCAGGATGTTGTGTACCAGGTGCTCATACCCATGACACCTCCTCGAGGGCACAGCTTCCACctagagctgggcactgcagggcagaggcGCCTGAGGAACTTCCACGTCCGCGTGCAGCAGGAGTGCACCTgcaccagggagcagcaggataagaacatgctgtgcttcctgcaccaccctgaggaggagctcaggaggtgTCAGGATCCCAGCCTCCTTCATACCCTGTGCACGGGCTCCTACCTGGACGTGGAGAAAACTGCCCGCTGGTTCTACCAACTGGTGAGAGCAATCTGGCCGGCTTTGCTTGAGTCACACCGTTGGCATttagtgctgctgccctccagacGCTCTTGCCAGTTGAAGGTGACCAACGGCAGAGAAAGCTACCGGATCGAGCTGCTGTTTGGGGTGCGGCAAGGCAACTCAGACGTCTTTGTCAGCAGTCAGCCGAGGCAAGCCCACACCTCAAGCACAATCTGGCCGGAGAGCTACGCCGTGGCCGAGATGAAGTTCTTCAGGTACATCGCCAGGCGGGCCCCCCCTGACAGCTTGCACCTGAAATGCCTGCAGTTCTTCACTCGTCttcagctgggcttgggctTCTCCACCTATACCATCAAGACCATTGTCATGCACATG CTGAGCGTCTTACCCGCGTCACAGTGGCGCAGGAGGCATTTTGTGAGGCGGCTGATGGATATCAGCGAGAGCCTGCGCACATGTGTGGAAATGAGACACCTCAATCACTTCATTGTGGGCAACCAGAGGCTTCCTCAGGGGATCAGCTTGCCCCCAGAGGTCCTAATGGCCCGGTCACGCAATCTCTTCCACGACCTGGAGATGGATCCGGTTGCCCACTCCCAGGCAGTGAGCCAGTACGTGGATCTGCACCACTGGCTCAAACGAATCCttaaaaatgagcagtga
- the LOC132328024 gene encoding LOW QUALITY PROTEIN: inositol 1,4,5-trisphosphate receptor-interacting protein-like 1 (The sequence of the model RefSeq protein was modified relative to this genomic sequence to represent the inferred CDS: deleted 1 base in 1 codon), whose translation MDTWVLWLLLLQIAVPYPQPVGDGLDEVTRLRTEVRAKLREEETIGLEREVEQLVLKQGAWAWGDLLCSAWQHWQVWALAGLLLLLLALWYWGRKRSLRREEREEGHGGGNEEGVEIADANEEDVGNEEEGDSDLDGEESDSDDGQAQEVDDAAANEERDGAANEVGHEAANAANANDVGNEVEQYRHRADNFGRIVMERIQWPVQDLQEGCTWTRTLMEHFAIYFRRVLSNSFYPVLQGAIGVGSAFEGWSPREQDVVYQVLIPMTPPRGHSFHLELGTAGQRRLRNFHVRVQQECTCTREQQDKNMLCFLHHPEEELRRCQDPSLLHTLCTGSYLDVEKTARWFYQLVRAIWPALLESHRWHLVLLPSRRSCQLKVTNGRESYRIELLFGVRQGNSDVFVSSQPRQAHTSSTIWPESYAVAEMKFFRYIARRAPPDSLHLKCLQFFTRLQLGLGFSTYTIKTIVMHMLSVLPASQWRRRHFVRRLMDISESLRTCVEMRHLNHFIVGNQRLPQGISLPPEVLMARSRNLFHDLEMDPVAHSQAVSQYVDLHHWLKRILKNEQ comes from the exons atggatACCTGGGTGTTGTGGCTCTTGCTCTTGCAAATTGCTGTCCCGTACCCACAGCCCGTGGGTGATGGCTTGGACGAGGTGACACGTCTGCGAACGGAGGTGCGTGCCAAGCTCCGGGAAGAGGAGACGATTGGTCTGGAGCGGGAGGTGGAGCAGCTGGTCCTGAAGCAGGGTGCCTGGGCCTGGGgagacctgctctgctctgcctggcagcactggcaggtctGGGCTcttgctgggctcctgctccttctcctggcactgtggtattgggggaggaaaaggagcctgaggagagaggagcgTGAAGAAGGACATGGTGGTGGGAATGAAGAGGGAGTCGAAATTGCGGATGCAAATGAAGAAGATGTCGGaaatgaagaggaaggagacagtGACCTGGATGGGGAGGAAAGCGACAGTGATGACGGCCAGGCCCAGGAGGTCGACGATGCTGCTGCTAATGAAGAACGTGATGGTGCTGCGAATGAAGTTGGCCATGAGGCTGCAAATGCAGCAAACGCCAATGATGTTGGAAATGAAGTGGAACAATACCGCCATCGTGCCGATAACTTTGGAAGGATCGTGATGGAGCGCATACAGTGGCCtgtgcaggacctgcaggaaGGATGCACATGGACAAGAACCCTGATGGAGCATTTTGCAATTTACTTTCGACGGGTCTTGTCCAACAGTTTCTATCCGGTGCTGCAAGGAGCTATcggggtgggcagtgccttCGAAGGTTGGAGTCCCCGTGAGCAGGATGTTGTGTACCAGGTGCTCATACCCATGACACCTCCTCGAGGGCACAGCTTCCACctagagctgggcactgcagggcagaggcGCCTGAGGAACTTCCACGTCCGCGTGCAGCAGGAGTGCACCTgcaccagggagcagcaggataagaacatgctgtgcttcctgcaccaccctgaggaggagctcaggaggtgTCAGGATCCCAGCCTCCTTCATACCCTGTGCACGGGCTCCTACCTGGACGTGGAGAAAACTGCCCGCTGGTTCTACCAACTGGTGAGAGCAATCTGGCCGGCTTTGCTTGAGTCACACCGTTGGCATttagtgctgctgccctccagacGCTCTTGCCAGTTGAAGGTGACCAACGGCAGAGAAAGCTACCGGATCGAGCTGCTGTTTGGGGTGCGGCAAGGCAACTCAGACGTCTTTGTCAGCAGTCAGCCGAGGCAAGCCCACACCTCAAGCACAATCTGGCCGGAGAGCTACGCCGTGGCCGAGATGAAGTTCTTCAGGTACATCGCCAGGCGGGCCCCCCCTGACAGCTTGCACCTGAAATGCCTGCAGTTCTTCACTCGTCttcagctgggcttgggctTCTCCACCTATACCATCAAGACCATTGTCATGCACATG CTGAGCGTCTTACCCGCGTCACAGTGGCGCAGGAGGCATTTTGTGAGGCGGCTGATGGATATCAGCGAGAGCCTGCGCACATGTGTGGAAATGAGACACCTCAATCACTTCATTGTGGGCAACCAGAGGCTTCCT